The stretch of DNA CAAGGACCCCGAGGAACACGGAGCCGGCGCCGCCGTCGGCGTGTTCTTCAACGAGAGCGACCGCAAGGTCTACCGCACCGACCCGAACGCGGTCGAGGGGAAGGACGAGGAGGAGTAGCGCGCGGCGATTCCCCGCGCGCCGGAGGCAGCGGACGTGCGGCCCCGTCCTTGACGGCGGAGGGTCGGCTGGTGCACAATCCGCCGTTCCCGGGGGTGTCGTGCGTCGGTGCCCCACGGGTGAATCGAGTTCGGCTTCGGGCCTGACTCACCAAGGAGAGGACGGATTCCTGGCTATGCCGGTTGTGCAGGTACGCGACGACGAGAGCTTCGAGAATGCGCTTCGCCGCTTCAAGCGGAAGTGCGAGAAAGAGGGCATTCTGACCGAGCTCAAGAAGCGCCAGCACTTCGAGAAGCCCTCGGTCAAGCGCAAGCGCAAGGTCATGCAGGCGCGCAAGAAGATGCTGCGCAAGCTGGCCGAGGAACGCCGCGCCGGTCTGGCCTGATCCGCACCGCGCACCGGCGCGGAGCGACTGCCGGGCGGGGTCTTGAGTTGCTGCAACAGCGCGACCTCCGAGGCGCTGGAGTTTCCGGCGTTGCTCCGCGTGGTGGCGGGCCTCGCGGTGACCGATGCCGGCGCGCGGGCGGTACGGGCCATTTCTCCGGGCTCCGACCCTTCTGAGATCGAGCTTCGCCGGATCCGCTACGCCGAGATCGCCCGGGAGCTGGCGGAGGCCGGCGCCCTGGTGCCGGTGCTCGATCAGGAGCTTGTGGGCCTGCGGCGCCAGTTGGAGAGCGACGGTCGCGGGCTGGGAGGCTCGGCTCTGCTCGGCCTCGCGTCCGTGATCGAAGCGTGCGAGGAGGTGCTCGATCGGCTGGGGGACCACGAAGAGACGCCGCGGGCCGCGGCGGAGGTCGAATCGCTCCGCGCCCTGGAGGCCGGCGCCGGGGAGGGCGCCGGATCCGGCGAACCCATCGGTTGCGCGGCCCTGGCGGCGCGCCTGCGCCGCGCCCTGGACCGTAGCGGCACGGTGCGGGACGACGCGTCGCCCCGGCTCAGGGCGCTGGTGGGGGATGGACGCCGCACCCAGGCCCTGGTCGAGACACGGATTCAGGCCTACGCGAGGGAGCACGGCCACAAGCTGGCGGACGACTCGACGCCCCTGCGCGGCGGCCGGTTCTCCGTGCTGCTGCCCTCCGGCAGCCGGGGTCGTCTCGCCGGCCTGGTGAGAGGTCGCTCGGCCTCGGGCCGCAGCTTCTACTTCGAACCCTCCGAGGTGGTGGAGGGCAACGACGACCTGGAGCGGATCGCCGCCGACACGGAGATCGAGCGGGCCCGCATCCTTGCCGAGCTGGTTCGCCAGGTGCTGGCACTGACCCCGGCGATCATTGCCAGGATCGACTTCCTCGCCGCGGTCGATGCGTCGCAGGCAGTGGCACGCTTCGCCGCCGTGGTCGGCGCCGGGCTGGCCGGCACCGCACCTCCGGAGCCGAACGCCGAGGCCACGGCGCTCGAGATCCGCGGCGCCCGCCACCCGCTGCTCGATCCGCGGCTCGCCGACCTGAGAGAGGAGACGCTTGGCGCCGCCGGCAACCGGGGCGAGGTGGTGCCGCTCGACCTGGCGCTGGACGAACACCGCACGATGGTCCTGACCGGACCCAATGCCGGTGGCAAGACGGTGGCGCTCAAGACCGTCGGCCTGCTCTGCCTGATGACCCAGGCCGGGCTACCCGTGCCGGCGGCGCGCGACAGCCGGTTTCCGATCTTCGACCACCTCGTCGCGGTGGTGGGCGACGACCAGAGCGTCCTGGACGAACAGTCGACCTTCAGCGCCCGCCTGCTGCGTCTGCGAGAGGTCTGGCGGCACGCCGGACCGCGCACGCTGGTCCTGCTCGATGAGGTTGGCGCCGGAACGAATCCGGAAGAGGGGGCCGCGCTCGGGATCGCTCTGCTCGAAGGGCTGGTCGAGAGCGGCTCGCTGGGGATCCTGACGACTCACCTGACCCAGCTTGCCGCCGCCGCCCTCGAGTCCCAGGCCGCTTCCTGCGCTGCGATGAGCTTCGACCCGGAGAGTGGCATGCCGACCTACCGGCTGGTCATCGGACCGCCGGGAGGCAGCCGCGCCCTGGCTCTGGCGCGGCGGCTCGGCCTGCCGGCGGCCTGGCTGGAGCGCGCCGAGCACTTTCTGGGCTCGGAGCACCAGCAGTTGAGACGGGTGCTGGAGCGCAATGAGCGGCTCCGGGAACGTCTGGTCGCGCGCGAAGGGGAGCTGGACCGGTTGACCGCCGAGACCGAGGCGGAGCGCGGTCGCCTGGAGGTCCGCCAGGCAGCGCTGCGGGCGGCCAGGAAGAAGCTGAGCCACGCGATCGGGCGGGAGGTGGACAGCCTGCGCCGCGCGAACCGCCGGCGCCTGGATGAGGCGCTTGCGGAGTTGGCGGCGCAGCCTCGCCCGGGCAAGCGGGCCTTCGCCCGGGCCGCCGGCCGTCTGCACCGGGAACTCGACCGCGATGCGGCCGCGTCGGCGAGCCGCGTTCCCGGCGGCGCCGGGGAGGAGGATCCGGAACCCGCTGCGCCGCCCGAGCGGCCGGGTCCCCTGGTGCCGGGGGCCCAGGTGCGTCACGACTCGCTCGGCTGGGTCGGGGTGCTCCAGGAAATCGGCGGCGATCGGGCCACGGTCCTGGTGCGGGGCAAGCGGGTGCGGACGGCTGCCGCGGCGCTTCGGATCGTCGCGACGGCGACGCCGGCCGCGTCGTCGCGGGTACGGGTCCGGGCGTCTTCCGCGCCGGCGGTCGAGTCGGAACTGATGCTGATCGGTCAGATGGTCGAACCCGCGCTCGATTCCCTGGACGTCTACCTCGATCGGGCCCTGGCCTCGGGCCGCGAACGGGTGCGGGTAGTGCACGGCCATGGCAGCGGACGCCTGCGCCGGGCCGTGCGTGAGCATTTACGCGGACATCCGGCCGTGGCCGGTTTCGATCCCGCGCCGCCGTCCGCGGGCGGCGACGGCGCGACGGAAGTGCAATTGCGCTAGCGCCGCCGCTGTAGCATGAGCGGTCGTGCAGCGGCGCTCCAGGCTTACCGACGAGGCGCTGGACGCCGTGCGCGAGGCGGTCGACATCGTCGACATCGCCAGCGAGCACACGAAGGTCGAGCGCCGGGGCCAGCGCTTCGTCGCGCTCTGTCCCTTCCACAAGGAGAAGACGCCGTCCCTGTCGCTCGATCCAGAGCGGAAGCTCTACTACTGCTTCGGCTGCGGCGCCGGCGGCGACGCCCTCGGCCTGCACATGGAGCTGACCGGAGACAACTTCGCCACGGCGGTCGAGCATCTGGCCAACCGCTACGGGATCCCGTTGCCGCGGGCGGCGCCGGCTCCCGGCGAGGACGAACGGGCGGACCGGTCCGAGCGCATTCAGGCCGCGCTCGATGCCGCCTACGCGTTCTTTCGCGCCAAACTGCGCACCGAGGCGGTGCCGCAGGACTACCTGCGCCGGCGGAAGGTGCCGCCGGAGTTGATCGCGCGGTTCGGCATCGGCTTCGCGCCGGATGGATGGCAGGCGCTGGTCCAGGATCTCGGCCGGCGCCTGAAGATGCCCGACCTGGAGGCCGCGGGCCTGGTCGCGCGCAGTCCGAAGAACCCGGATCGCCCGTACGACCGGTTCCGGAACCGGCTGATGTTCCCCATCCGGTCGCCGTCCGGCCGTCTGCTGGCGTTCGGCGGCCGCACCCTGGGCGACGACCAGGCGAAGTACGTCAACACGAACGAGACCGACCACTTCCGGAAGGGCACCCTGCTCTACGGTCTGGACGTGGCCCGCCGCGGCATCCGCGAGCAGGGCCGCGTCCTCCTGGTGGAGGGCTACTTCGACGTGATCGGCGCCGTCCTTTCCGGCATCGACTGGGTGGTGGCGAGCATGGGAACCGCGCTCACCGGACAACAGGTGCGCCTGCTGGCCCGGTACACGGACGAAGTGGTCCTGGGCTACGACGGCGACCGGGCCGGCATCGAGGCTGCGCGCAAGGCGGCGTCGCTGATGCTGGAGGCCGGTCTGGTGGTCCGCCGAGCCCGTTTCCCGGCCGGCCAGGATCCGGACTCGCTGCGGCTCGACGAGGGGCCGGAGGCGGTCCGCGGCATCGTCGACGAGGCGCGGGACGCGGTGGAGCTGGAGATCGATGACTTGCCGAGCCGGGGCCAACTCGATCCCCGCCTCAGAGCCCGGGAAGCCGCGCGAGTCCGGGTGCTGATCGACCGGGTCAAGGACCGGATCGCGCGCCAGGGGTACTTCGAGCAGGCAGCCGAGCGGTTGGGCGTCAAGGTGGAGGTGCTGCTGCGCGAGTCGGCAGCCGCGGTAGAGCGTCCGCGGGATGCCGGCGGTGAGCAGGCGCCGGCGGCTCGAAGGCCGCCGACCACATCTTCGATCGAAGAGCAGGTGTTGCGGCTGATCATCGCCGCCCCGTCGCTCGAGGGCATCGACTGGCCGGACGCGGACGCCTTCTTCGATCCGGCTCTGCGCGCCATCTACCGAGCTGTCCGGCAGCAAGTCGAGGCGGGCGTTGACCCCATCGACTCATCGGCCCTGGTCACGGCGCTTGGGCGGCGCTCCGACGCCGGTAACGGGACCGATGTACCTGTTGACCGCATCGCCGGCCTTTTGTTACAACGGTCGTCTGCCTTTCTTGAACCGGAACTCCGAATCAGTCTCGCCGAGCTGGGTCGGCGCTTCGCCAGACAGCGACTCCACCTGCTCGCTCGGGAGATCAACCGCGCCCAGCGCGAGGGTGACACGGAGGCTCTGCACCGCAAGATCGAAGAGAAGCAGAAGCTCAGTCGTGCCCTGTACCGCCCGAGAGATTGAGGGCGTGTCATGGCCCTGAACATCGCAGCCGTCGAGCCCGGTCCGGCCGAGCCGATCGAACACCGACAC from Acidobacteriota bacterium encodes:
- the rpsU gene encoding 30S ribosomal protein S21 is translated as MPVVQVRDDESFENALRRFKRKCEKEGILTELKKRQHFEKPSVKRKRKVMQARKKMLRKLAEERRAGLA
- a CDS encoding Smr/MutS family protein is translated as MSCCNSATSEALEFPALLRVVAGLAVTDAGARAVRAISPGSDPSEIELRRIRYAEIARELAEAGALVPVLDQELVGLRRQLESDGRGLGGSALLGLASVIEACEEVLDRLGDHEETPRAAAEVESLRALEAGAGEGAGSGEPIGCAALAARLRRALDRSGTVRDDASPRLRALVGDGRRTQALVETRIQAYAREHGHKLADDSTPLRGGRFSVLLPSGSRGRLAGLVRGRSASGRSFYFEPSEVVEGNDDLERIAADTEIERARILAELVRQVLALTPAIIARIDFLAAVDASQAVARFAAVVGAGLAGTAPPEPNAEATALEIRGARHPLLDPRLADLREETLGAAGNRGEVVPLDLALDEHRTMVLTGPNAGGKTVALKTVGLLCLMTQAGLPVPAARDSRFPIFDHLVAVVGDDQSVLDEQSTFSARLLRLREVWRHAGPRTLVLLDEVGAGTNPEEGAALGIALLEGLVESGSLGILTTHLTQLAAAALESQAASCAAMSFDPESGMPTYRLVIGPPGGSRALALARRLGLPAAWLERAEHFLGSEHQQLRRVLERNERLRERLVAREGELDRLTAETEAERGRLEVRQAALRAARKKLSHAIGREVDSLRRANRRRLDEALAELAAQPRPGKRAFARAAGRLHRELDRDAAASASRVPGGAGEEDPEPAAPPERPGPLVPGAQVRHDSLGWVGVLQEIGGDRATVLVRGKRVRTAAAALRIVATATPAASSRVRVRASSAPAVESELMLIGQMVEPALDSLDVYLDRALASGRERVRVVHGHGSGRLRRAVREHLRGHPAVAGFDPAPPSAGGDGATEVQLR
- the dnaG gene encoding DNA primase — protein: MQRRSRLTDEALDAVREAVDIVDIASEHTKVERRGQRFVALCPFHKEKTPSLSLDPERKLYYCFGCGAGGDALGLHMELTGDNFATAVEHLANRYGIPLPRAAPAPGEDERADRSERIQAALDAAYAFFRAKLRTEAVPQDYLRRRKVPPELIARFGIGFAPDGWQALVQDLGRRLKMPDLEAAGLVARSPKNPDRPYDRFRNRLMFPIRSPSGRLLAFGGRTLGDDQAKYVNTNETDHFRKGTLLYGLDVARRGIREQGRVLLVEGYFDVIGAVLSGIDWVVASMGTALTGQQVRLLARYTDEVVLGYDGDRAGIEAARKAASLMLEAGLVVRRARFPAGQDPDSLRLDEGPEAVRGIVDEARDAVELEIDDLPSRGQLDPRLRAREAARVRVLIDRVKDRIARQGYFEQAAERLGVKVEVLLRESAAAVERPRDAGGEQAPAARRPPTTSSIEEQVLRLIIAAPSLEGIDWPDADAFFDPALRAIYRAVRQQVEAGVDPIDSSALVTALGRRSDAGNGTDVPVDRIAGLLLQRSSAFLEPELRISLAELGRRFARQRLHLLAREINRAQREGDTEALHRKIEEKQKLSRALYRPRD